The nucleotide sequence GGTGGCGGCGTAAGCGGCATGGGCGGCGCGTCCGTCTAGCACGTCAGTGACGTGGCGCACAGGCGGCGCAAGCCCCGCACCGGGGCGTTCATCGATTGTTTATGCTCACAAGACATGCTGAGTGTGTCGATTCGTCGCGTCGGGGGGCAGCTGACGGATCGCCGGGGGGACTCCTCGGTTCGAGTGAGGCCCCCTGGATCCCTGCGCGGCGACACCCGGGGGAGTCGCCGCGCAGGGGTCCCCCGCCAGCGCCGCCGAACACACGGGAGACGAGCCATGACTGCCGAGAACAACGAAGAACTCACCACCATGGACAACCACACGCCCGCACCGCCCGCGAACGCCGGCGTGCCGAAGCCGCTCGACAACCACACGCCCGTGGCTCCGGCGAAGGGAAAGTCCACCGCCACGACGCAGGACAACCACACTCCCGCGCCGCCGGCGCCGTAGCACGACCGGCACCAGCAGCACGATCCGCACAATCTGACAGACCTTCTCGGGACGGGGGAACGGCCGCGGCGGCGCGGAGGGGGAGCCGCCGCGGCCGACCACGTCGCCGTCCCGGCAGTGCGTGCGGCCCTTGAATCCCAGAGCCCCTGAACTCAGTTGTCCAGCACGGCGGTCGGGTAGCAGTCCCGTACCCGCGCGACGCGGCCCGGGTGGTCCATCGTCACCCGCGTCGTCCGGGACTCCCCGCCGTCCAGGGTGACCAGCGCGCTCCCCGTGTCGACCTTCGTGCCGGAAGCGCCCTGGAATTCGACGTCGACCCGGTAGGTGTCCAGTCCGTCGAACGCGCCGTCCGGTGCCGTCACCCGGACCATGCTGTACGTGACGGCCTTCTTCTTGCCCTTGGCGCCGCGAGCGCAACTGACCGTCTCGGCCACCGGTTCGGAAGCTGACGCCGAGGGCGTCGGACTCTGCGTGTACGTGTCGTCGTACGTGTCGTCCGCCGCCGTGTCGGCGCCCGACGAGCCGTAGTCGTCATCGTCGTCGTAGTCGTGGTCCGAGTATGTGCCGTTCTTGGTCTTCGAGCTGGAGCAGCCGCCTCCGCTGGAGTGACCGCTGCTCTTCGAACCGTGTCCATGGCCGTGGGACGACGAGAATCCCGTCAGTCCCAGCATCACCACAGCCACGGCGGCCGTGAATTTCAGACGTCGACGCAGCAAGGCCGAGTCCCTTCCCCGTTGGTCCAGTTGGTCAGTCGTTCAGGTGTTGCCGATCATTCCTAACAGCATGTACACGCCCAGCGACGGCCGGGTGGTTCCGGGCGTGATCCGGCCTGGACGGGGTAACCGACGTAACGTCGGCACGACGCGCGGCAGACGCGG is from Streptomyces sp. NBC_00370 and encodes:
- a CDS encoding sigma-like protein → MTAENNEELTTMDNHTPAPPANAGVPKPLDNHTPVAPAKGKSTATTQDNHTPAPPAP